CTTTTTACTGTTACCTTTCCCTTAGTCCGCTTCGGGCGGATGGGTCGGGTCGACCGGCACGCCGGGGTCGTCCTTTGAGGTCTGGATGACCTGGATGGTGCGCACGGTGGAGACGTTGGGCGCGGAGGTGAGCTTCTGGGTCAGCTCGTTCTCGTGCGCGGTGTTGCGGGCGACGATCTTCAAGACGAAGTCGTCGGGCCCGCGCGCCATGTGGCACTCGCGCACCTCCGGCCAGTCGGCGACCAGCTTCTGAAAGGCGTTCAGCACCGTCTCGCTCTGCCCGGACAGCCCCACGAGCGCGAAGAAGACCACTTCGTAGCCCAGCGCCATGGGGTCGATGTCGGCGTGATAGCCCTTGATGAAGCCGCCCTCCTCCAGCGCGCGCACCCGGCGCAGGCAGGGCGGCGCCGAGATCCCGGCGCGGCGCGCCAGCTCGACGTTCGTGATGCGGCCGTCGTCCTGAAGGTCCTTCAGGATACGGAGGTCGATGCTGTCCAGCTTGTCGCGGCGCATGTTTTCAGAAGACTCCACGGGAAGGTTGGTTGGCGAAATAATATTGCGCGATCACTAACGACTGCAAGCCCGATCTGCAAGGGACTTTTTTGTTGCACAGAACCCGAGGGCCTGCCTCACTCCCCGCATGGCGCAAGCGAGCGAAAAAGGGCCGCGCTGCTGGGTTCTGAGCGACGGCGGGGCCGGCATGGAAAACCAGTGCCTGGGCCTGGCCGCGGCTTTGGGTCTGGAGCCGGAGGTCAAGCGGGTCCGGGTCCGCGCGCCCTGGCGCTGGCTGCCCGCGGCCTTTCAGCCTTTCG
The DNA window shown above is from Limibacillus sp. and carries:
- a CDS encoding Lrp/AsnC family transcriptional regulator; protein product: MRRDKLDSIDLRILKDLQDDGRITNVELARRAGISAPPCLRRVRALEEGGFIKGYHADIDPMALGYEVVFFALVGLSGQSETVLNAFQKLVADWPEVRECHMARGPDDFVLKIVARNTAHENELTQKLTSAPNVSTVRTIQVIQTSKDDPGVPVDPTHPPEAD